Proteins from one Streptomyces caniferus genomic window:
- a CDS encoding DUF5709 domain-containing protein has protein sequence MSDDAMGDEVYQPPRSDPQDNPNDLDMEDALDEPDLDETLDTGYSPPERPFVVNHEGTTARELHDRETLDHRLAVEIPDVCEPDGDGIGDLPGGVGEPTDLECGEERAGRLVGSDEGFWRGGSNDIAARDVGIDGGAASAEEAAVHIARDNAGDGDGEI, from the coding sequence ATGTCCGACGACGCAATGGGCGACGAGGTCTATCAGCCGCCCCGATCCGATCCCCAGGACAACCCCAACGACCTGGACATGGAGGACGCCCTGGACGAACCGGATCTCGACGAGACGCTGGACACGGGCTATTCGCCTCCGGAGCGGCCCTTCGTGGTCAATCACGAGGGGACCACCGCGCGGGAGCTGCACGACCGCGAGACGCTCGACCACCGGCTGGCCGTGGAGATACCGGACGTCTGTGAACCCGACGGCGACGGAATCGGCGACCTGCCGGGCGGGGTGGGGGAACCCACCGATCTCGAATGCGGCGAGGAGCGGGCCGGCCGGCTCGTGGGATCCGACGAGGGATTCTGGCGCGGCGGCAGCAACGACATCGCCGCCCGGGACGTCGGGATCGACGGCGGCGCCGCGTCGGCGGAGGAGGCGGCGGTGCATATCGCGCGGGACAATGCGGGGGACGGGGACGGGGAGATTTAG
- a CDS encoding DNA polymerase ligase N-terminal domain-containing protein gives MGGRDGLTAYRGKRHFDRTREPAGTGPAEGGASRFVVQIHDASTLHFDFRLEVDGVLKSWSVPKGPSGDPHDKRLAMPTEDHPLEYLTFEGGIPAGEYGAGAVIVWDRGSYRPLPRKKKGRALSFGQALADGHVAFRLDGSKLRGSYALTRFRGGPGEREAWLLVKEKDDRAGRHGTPDPRRARSVLSGRTLKQVAADEAGPAVRGE, from the coding sequence GTGGGCGGCAGGGACGGACTGACGGCGTACCGCGGCAAACGGCACTTCGACCGGACGCGCGAGCCCGCGGGCACCGGGCCCGCCGAGGGCGGGGCGTCCCGGTTCGTCGTGCAGATCCATGACGCGAGCACCCTGCACTTCGACTTCCGGCTGGAGGTCGACGGAGTGCTGAAGTCCTGGTCCGTGCCCAAGGGCCCGTCCGGCGACCCGCATGACAAGCGGCTGGCGATGCCCACCGAGGACCATCCGCTGGAGTACCTCACCTTCGAGGGCGGCATCCCGGCGGGGGAGTACGGCGCGGGCGCCGTGATCGTTTGGGACCGGGGCAGCTATCGCCCGCTGCCCCGGAAGAAGAAGGGCCGCGCCCTGTCGTTCGGCCAGGCCCTGGCGGACGGCCATGTGGCCTTCCGGCTCGACGGCAGCAAACTCCGGGGCAGCTACGCCCTCACCCGGTTCCGCGGCGGCCCGGGGGAACGGGAGGCCTGGCTGCTGGTGAAGGAGAAGGACGACCGCGCCGGGCGGCACGGTACCCCCGACCCCCGGCGGGCCCGGTCGGTCCTCAGCGGGCGGACCCTGAAGCAGGTGGCAGCCGACGAGGCGGGGCCGGCGGTGCGGGGGGAGTAG
- a CDS encoding 4Fe-4S dicluster domain-containing protein — translation MTDSLLSGPEPDPAGDAGHTDAPPRVGFFTDTSVCIGCKACEVACKEWNAIPEDGLSLTGMSYDNTGSLGASTWRHVAFIEQSAPPAAAQAPAPEGRTELPLAADPPAAGGEFRWLMSSDVCKHCTHAACLDVCPTGSLFRTEFGTVVVQEDICNGCGYCVPACPYGVIDQRPSDGRAFKCTLCYDRLGAGLEPACAKACPTESIQFGPLDELRARAALRVEQLHAAGVPDARLYGHDPEDGVGGDGAFFLLLDEPEVYGLPPDPVVTTRDLPAMWKHAGAAALSLAGGFALSFALPALLRRKGRR, via the coding sequence ATGACCGACAGCCTGCTCAGCGGCCCGGAGCCGGACCCGGCCGGCGACGCCGGTCATACCGACGCCCCGCCCCGGGTGGGGTTCTTCACCGACACGTCCGTCTGCATCGGCTGCAAGGCCTGCGAGGTGGCGTGCAAGGAGTGGAACGCGATCCCGGAGGACGGACTGTCGCTCACCGGCATGTCGTACGACAACACGGGCAGTCTCGGCGCCTCGACCTGGCGCCATGTGGCCTTCATCGAGCAGTCGGCGCCCCCGGCCGCGGCCCAGGCGCCCGCCCCCGAGGGCCGTACGGAACTCCCCCTCGCCGCGGACCCGCCGGCGGCGGGCGGCGAGTTCCGCTGGCTGATGTCCTCCGACGTCTGCAAGCACTGCACGCACGCCGCCTGCCTCGACGTCTGCCCGACCGGCTCGCTCTTCCGTACCGAGTTCGGGACGGTCGTGGTCCAGGAGGACATCTGCAACGGCTGCGGCTACTGCGTCCCCGCCTGCCCCTACGGCGTGATCGACCAACGCCCGTCCGACGGCCGCGCCTTCAAGTGCACGCTCTGCTACGACCGGCTCGGCGCCGGGCTGGAGCCGGCCTGCGCCAAGGCGTGCCCGACCGAGTCGATCCAGTTCGGCCCGCTGGACGAACTGCGCGCCCGCGCGGCGCTGCGGGTCGAGCAACTGCACGCGGCGGGCGTGCCGGACGCCCGGCTCTACGGCCACGATCCCGAGGACGGGGTCGGCGGCGACGGGGCCTTCTTCCTGCTGCTCGACGAACCCGAGGTGTACGGGCTGCCCCCCGACCCGGTGGTCACCACCCGGGACCTGCCCGCGATGTGGAAACACGCGGGGGCGGCGGCACTGTCGTTGGCGGGCGGTTTCGCGCTCTCCTTCGCGCTGCCCGCGCTCCTGCGAAGGAAGGGACGACGATGA
- the nrfD gene encoding NrfD/PsrC family molybdoenzyme membrane anchor subunit, which yields MTHEAPRREGTRTRRRRKGEQLMVPRAEFRSYYGRPVIKAPSWAARDIAGYFFLGGLAGAGSVLAAGAQLTGRTTVATAVKVSSLAAVSLSAAALINDLGRPDRFAHMLRVLKPTSPMSVGSWLLGGYGPAAGAAALCAVTGRLPRTGAVATAAAATLGPAVATYTAVLAADTAVPAWHGAHRELPYLFAASATAAAAGMALVVAPSRESAPARCAAVLAAVADATAVRAAERRLGMVAETYREGRAGRLLRAAEVLVVGGAVTAALGGRYRSAAVAGGLALLAGSACTRFGVFAAGIASAEDPAYTVLPQRAAQGPPPSP from the coding sequence ATGACGCACGAGGCCCCCCGGCGCGAGGGCACCCGCACGCGCCGTCGCCGTAAGGGCGAACAACTCATGGTCCCCCGGGCGGAGTTCCGCTCCTACTACGGCCGGCCGGTCATCAAGGCGCCCTCCTGGGCGGCCCGCGACATCGCCGGCTACTTCTTCCTCGGCGGCCTGGCAGGGGCCGGTTCGGTGCTCGCCGCGGGCGCCCAGCTGACCGGCCGTACCACGGTGGCGACCGCGGTGAAGGTGTCCTCCCTGGCGGCGGTCTCCCTCTCGGCCGCCGCGCTGATCAACGACCTCGGCCGCCCGGACCGCTTCGCCCATATGCTGCGCGTGCTGAAGCCGACCTCGCCGATGAGCGTGGGCTCCTGGCTGCTCGGCGGCTACGGGCCGGCGGCCGGCGCGGCGGCCCTGTGCGCGGTCACCGGACGGCTGCCCCGGACCGGTGCCGTCGCCACCGCGGCCGCCGCGACCCTGGGACCGGCCGTGGCCACCTATACCGCCGTCCTCGCGGCGGACACCGCCGTACCGGCCTGGCACGGCGCGCACCGGGAACTGCCGTACCTCTTCGCCGCCTCCGCGACCGCGGCGGCCGCCGGGATGGCGCTGGTGGTGGCGCCGTCGCGGGAGAGCGCTCCCGCCCGGTGCGCCGCCGTGCTGGCCGCGGTGGCGGACGCGACCGCGGTCCGGGCGGCCGAACGGCGCCTGGGCATGGTGGCGGAAACCTACCGGGAGGGGCGGGCGGGCAGGCTGCTGCGTGCCGCGGAGGTGCTCGTCGTCGGCGGCGCGGTGACCGCGGCGCTCGGGGGCCGGTACCGCAGCGCGGCCGTCGCGGGCGGCCTGGCGCTGCTCGCCGGCTCGGCCTGCACCCGCTTCGGCGTCTTCGCCGCCGGTATCGCCTCCGCCGAGGACCCTGCCTACACCGTCCTCCCGCA
- the fdh gene encoding formate dehydrogenase produces MGGRRLLRDWPAYRQLTGKDPLGRGRAAMSRRTEELRPRTDTADRVVASICPYCAVGCGQQVYVKDERVVQIEGDPDSPVSRGRPCPKGSATLQLTTGDARRHQVLHRRPYGTEWEPLDLDTAMDMIAERVITLRRDTWQWEVDGRRVARTLGIASLGGATLDNEENYLIKKLLTGLGVVQVENQARVCHSSTVAGLGTSFGRGGATTFMQDLQHADCIVIEGSNFAEAHPVGFQWVMEAKARGARIIHVDPRFTRTSALCDQHVPIRAGTDIAFLGGLIHHVLSEEKDFREYVLAYTNAATLVGEDFRDTEDLDGVFSGLDAEGRRYDPESWQYEGTDVQAPAGDVEQLHDQRLRDAGAEGQHLPGHAETHGAGGARAHARAAQDPTLQHPRCVYQILKRHYARYTPEMVERTCGVPREAFLQVCKALTENSGRERTSAFVYAVGWTQHSTGAQYIRAASVLQLLLGNIGRPGGGIQALRGHASIQGSSDIPTLFNLLPGYLPMPHAHAHEDLDTFVAASRTDKGFWGEMRAYVVSLLKSYYGDAATPDNDFCFGHLPRLTGSHSTYDTVLAQLDGVCKGYFLMGENPAVGSANTRLQRLGMAQLDWLVVRDFSLIESATWWQDGPEIETGELRTEDIGTEVFFLPAAAHTEKSGSFTNTNRWLQWHHAAVEPRGDARSDLWFMYHLGRRIKEKLAASTDPMDRMVQDLTWDYPVEGPLREPVAAAVLAEINGHGPDGAPLSTYTELKDDGSTRCGCWIYCGVFADGVNHAARRTPHTEQDWVAARWAWAWPANRRILYNRASAAPDGTPWSAHKAYVWWDSDAGRWTGHDVPDFIADRAPDHVPPAGATGPDALRGDDPFIMQADGKGWLYAPAGLHDGPLPTHYEPQDSPFPNALCPGQSRSPTRQLYLREGNRYHPSGDEPGAEVYPYVLTTHRLTEHFTAGGMSRWSPHLAELQPELFCEISPQLAAERGLEHHGWATIITARNAIEARVAVTDRIRTLTVHGRTVHQIGLPFHWGPNGVVTGDAANELVAIALDPNAHIQEDKALTADIRPGRRPRGPALPRLVAEYRQRAGITEHTGEDQRS; encoded by the coding sequence ATGGGCGGACGCCGGCTGCTCCGCGACTGGCCCGCGTACCGGCAGCTCACCGGCAAGGACCCGCTGGGCCGCGGACGCGCCGCGATGTCCCGGCGCACCGAGGAGCTGCGGCCCCGTACGGACACCGCCGACCGTGTGGTGGCCTCGATCTGCCCCTACTGCGCGGTCGGCTGCGGGCAGCAGGTGTACGTCAAGGACGAACGGGTGGTGCAGATCGAGGGGGACCCCGACTCGCCGGTCAGCAGGGGCCGGCCGTGCCCCAAGGGGTCGGCGACGCTCCAGCTGACGACGGGGGACGCCCGGCGCCACCAGGTTCTCCACCGTCGGCCGTACGGGACCGAATGGGAGCCGCTGGACCTCGACACGGCCATGGACATGATCGCCGAGCGGGTGATCACGCTGCGCCGTGACACCTGGCAGTGGGAGGTGGACGGGCGGCGGGTCGCCCGTACGCTCGGCATCGCCAGCCTGGGCGGCGCCACCCTCGACAACGAGGAGAACTACCTGATCAAGAAGTTGCTGACCGGCCTCGGCGTGGTCCAGGTGGAGAACCAGGCGCGGGTCTGCCACAGCTCCACGGTCGCCGGCCTCGGCACCTCGTTCGGGCGCGGCGGGGCGACCACCTTCATGCAGGATCTCCAGCACGCCGACTGCATCGTCATCGAAGGGTCCAACTTCGCCGAGGCGCACCCCGTCGGCTTCCAGTGGGTCATGGAAGCCAAGGCGCGGGGCGCCCGGATCATCCACGTCGATCCGCGCTTCACCCGCACCAGCGCCCTGTGCGACCAGCATGTGCCGATCCGGGCGGGCACCGATATCGCCTTCCTCGGCGGGCTCATCCACCATGTGCTGAGCGAGGAGAAGGACTTCCGGGAGTACGTCCTCGCCTATACGAACGCCGCCACCCTCGTCGGCGAGGACTTCCGCGACACCGAGGATCTCGACGGCGTCTTCTCCGGCCTGGACGCGGAGGGCCGGCGTTACGACCCGGAGAGCTGGCAGTACGAGGGGACCGACGTCCAGGCGCCGGCGGGCGATGTCGAACAGCTGCACGACCAGCGCCTGCGGGACGCGGGCGCCGAGGGCCAGCACCTCCCGGGGCACGCCGAGACGCACGGCGCGGGCGGGGCGCGGGCCCACGCCCGCGCCGCGCAGGACCCGACGCTGCAGCACCCCCGCTGCGTCTACCAGATCCTCAAGCGGCACTACGCCCGCTACACCCCCGAGATGGTCGAGCGGACCTGCGGGGTGCCGCGCGAGGCGTTCTTGCAGGTGTGCAAGGCGCTGACGGAGAATTCCGGGCGCGAGCGCACCAGCGCCTTCGTCTACGCGGTGGGCTGGACCCAGCATTCGACCGGGGCGCAGTACATCCGGGCGGCCAGTGTGCTCCAGCTTCTGCTGGGGAACATCGGGCGCCCCGGCGGCGGTATCCAGGCGCTGCGCGGTCATGCCTCCATCCAGGGCTCCAGCGACATCCCCACGCTGTTCAACCTGCTGCCCGGCTATCTGCCGATGCCGCATGCGCACGCCCACGAGGACCTCGACACCTTCGTCGCGGCGAGCCGCACCGACAAGGGTTTCTGGGGCGAGATGCGGGCCTACGTCGTCAGCCTGCTCAAGTCCTACTACGGCGACGCGGCCACGCCGGACAACGACTTCTGCTTCGGTCATCTGCCGCGGCTGACCGGTTCGCACAGCACCTACGACACGGTCCTCGCCCAACTGGACGGCGTCTGCAAGGGCTACTTCCTCATGGGCGAGAACCCCGCGGTCGGCTCGGCCAACACCCGTCTGCAACGGCTGGGCATGGCGCAGCTCGACTGGCTGGTGGTCCGGGACTTCTCGCTCATCGAGTCGGCGACCTGGTGGCAGGACGGCCCCGAGATCGAGACGGGCGAACTGCGCACCGAGGACATCGGGACGGAGGTGTTCTTCCTCCCGGCGGCGGCCCACACCGAGAAGTCCGGTTCCTTCACCAACACCAACCGCTGGCTGCAGTGGCACCATGCCGCCGTCGAACCGCGCGGCGATGCGCGCAGCGATCTGTGGTTCATGTACCACCTGGGCCGGCGCATCAAGGAGAAGCTGGCGGCGTCGACCGATCCGATGGACCGGATGGTGCAGGACCTGACCTGGGACTACCCGGTGGAGGGGCCGCTGCGGGAGCCGGTCGCCGCCGCCGTGCTGGCCGAGATCAACGGGCACGGCCCCGACGGGGCGCCGCTGAGCACGTACACCGAGCTCAAGGACGACGGTTCGACCCGGTGCGGCTGCTGGATCTACTGCGGGGTCTTCGCCGACGGCGTCAACCACGCCGCCCGGCGCACCCCGCACACCGAGCAGGACTGGGTCGCCGCGCGGTGGGCCTGGGCCTGGCCGGCGAACCGGCGGATCCTCTACAACCGGGCCTCGGCCGCTCCCGACGGGACTCCCTGGAGCGCGCACAAGGCGTACGTCTGGTGGGACTCCGACGCCGGACGCTGGACCGGCCACGACGTACCGGACTTCATCGCCGACCGGGCGCCGGACCATGTGCCGCCCGCCGGGGCGACCGGGCCCGACGCGCTGCGCGGCGACGACCCCTTCATCATGCAGGCTGACGGCAAGGGCTGGCTCTACGCACCGGCCGGGCTGCACGACGGACCGCTGCCCACCCATTACGAGCCGCAGGACTCCCCGTTCCCCAACGCCCTCTGCCCCGGCCAATCGCGCTCCCCCACCCGGCAGCTCTACCTGCGCGAGGGCAACCGCTACCACCCCAGCGGTGACGAGCCGGGCGCCGAGGTCTATCCGTACGTGCTGACCACACACCGGCTGACCGAGCACTTCACGGCGGGCGGGATGAGCCGCTGGTCGCCCCATCTTGCCGAGCTGCAGCCCGAGTTGTTCTGCGAGATCTCTCCGCAGCTCGCCGCGGAGCGCGGTCTGGAGCACCATGGCTGGGCCACGATCATCACGGCCCGCAATGCCATCGAGGCCCGGGTCGCGGTCACCGACCGCATCAGGACGCTGACCGTGCACGGCCGTACGGTGCATCAGATCGGGCTGCCGTTCCACTGGGGACCCAATGGGGTCGTCACCGGCGACGCGGCGAACGAGCTGGTCGCCATCGCGCTGGACCCCAACGCCCATATCCAGGAGGACAAGGCGCTCACCGCCGACATCCGGCCGGGGCGCCGGCCGCGCGGGCCCGCCCTCCCCCGCCTGGTGGCCGAGTACCGGCAGCGGGCGGGCATCACCGAGCACACCGGAGAGGACCAGCGGTCATGA